A genomic stretch from Haloferax sp. Atlit-12N includes:
- a CDS encoding AsnC family protein: protein MSDDTGEVVAEFSVLDDADVVTSSDEDTIASAVDNGYEPGSTIDDDPEDVEFEMPEFVAACRYCQTSFETEEAALEHEWNCDLEPTGECRFCGGTHIRKDVREDHFYACSEAEAHERKLKRGSRARTMRGQDSKTAVSGLRKFLLPQPHEFSAYLKWAESLSTYFGLISLYKMHDFEEYGNLRAGIEFGGEEWNLEFGYADDPKIAVPDEDTDLGRWDWRLEGDTVPEFMIRLYPETYPSFQEAKDDNRKRAYFRVRPRWPGVKSKSGKNISNPHDILGVDVETRGSYFEFDEYPSLLFEALRELRERQDEFGWNSFTGIDYDALHPEKVHKSSNVTDAELYVRAKKGETGRVFALDGTLHRIALILGGERSGYSKTVRDDRVCEGWYHTSTVCAMRAAEIVGGHELPKEFKHYHVKNPDAVAGTPLENPKIGVSYQNSLYDDTLRFHDVDQLHKELDEALLNVLNWSDLPVTPDHQMYVADDYFAVEGEARMAKVADNPLPRIAQQQEDEIRMFATAGNLVETDVAITEELVTDGGHISPADLAERIGVHIDTVYRALKRLGDLVIHDYGSVELASKHIANGIVEHIESARRTVEATIEEATDDIIRADTYGHENDPWSRWLRNYVVDRKDGEYRERLELDDQPDRNDIRRIIRSGAMTWAEVTGNDIEDFAREFEVEARARSSGRRFEYLLGDLLGLVGSKNVVTLAR from the coding sequence GTGAGCGACGATACCGGCGAGGTCGTCGCGGAGTTCTCTGTCCTCGACGACGCGGACGTCGTCACATCGAGCGACGAGGACACCATCGCGTCCGCAGTTGACAACGGATACGAGCCCGGCTCGACCATCGACGACGACCCCGAAGACGTCGAGTTCGAGATGCCCGAGTTCGTCGCGGCGTGTCGCTACTGCCAGACGAGCTTCGAGACCGAGGAAGCCGCGCTCGAACACGAGTGGAACTGCGACCTGGAGCCGACTGGCGAGTGTCGCTTCTGTGGCGGTACCCACATCCGGAAGGACGTTCGCGAGGACCACTTCTACGCCTGCTCGGAAGCGGAGGCGCACGAGCGGAAGCTGAAACGCGGCTCCCGCGCTCGGACGATGCGCGGACAGGATTCGAAGACCGCCGTCTCGGGCCTTCGGAAGTTCCTCCTCCCGCAGCCGCACGAGTTCTCGGCGTACCTGAAGTGGGCCGAATCGCTGTCGACGTACTTCGGCCTCATCTCGCTGTACAAGATGCACGACTTCGAGGAGTACGGGAACCTCCGCGCCGGCATCGAGTTCGGCGGAGAGGAGTGGAACCTCGAATTCGGTTACGCCGACGATCCGAAAATTGCGGTTCCCGACGAAGATACCGACCTCGGTCGGTGGGATTGGCGTCTCGAGGGCGATACTGTGCCCGAGTTCATGATACGACTCTATCCCGAGACGTATCCGTCGTTCCAAGAGGCGAAGGACGACAACCGAAAGCGTGCGTACTTCCGCGTCCGTCCGCGCTGGCCCGGTGTGAAGTCGAAGAGCGGGAAGAACATCTCGAATCCGCACGACATCCTCGGCGTCGACGTCGAGACGCGAGGGAGCTACTTCGAGTTTGACGAGTATCCGAGTCTCCTGTTCGAGGCGCTGCGCGAGCTTCGCGAGCGCCAAGACGAGTTCGGTTGGAACTCGTTCACTGGAATCGACTACGACGCGCTCCATCCCGAAAAGGTACACAAGTCGTCGAACGTGACCGACGCCGAGCTGTACGTCCGCGCGAAGAAGGGCGAGACCGGTCGGGTGTTCGCGCTCGACGGGACGCTTCACCGCATCGCACTCATCCTCGGCGGCGAGCGCAGCGGCTATTCGAAGACTGTTCGCGACGACCGCGTCTGCGAAGGCTGGTATCACACGTCCACGGTCTGCGCGATGCGCGCGGCCGAGATCGTCGGTGGTCACGAACTCCCGAAGGAGTTCAAGCACTACCACGTGAAGAACCCGGACGCTGTCGCTGGAACACCGCTGGAGAACCCGAAGATCGGTGTTTCCTATCAGAACTCGCTGTACGACGACACCCTCCGGTTCCACGACGTCGACCAGCTCCACAAGGAACTCGACGAGGCGCTGCTGAACGTTCTGAACTGGTCGGACCTGCCGGTGACGCCTGACCACCAGATGTACGTCGCGGACGACTACTTCGCCGTCGAGGGCGAGGCGCGAATGGCGAAGGTCGCCGACAATCCGCTCCCGCGTATCGCTCAGCAGCAGGAGGACGAGATTCGGATGTTCGCCACCGCGGGGAACCTCGTGGAGACGGACGTCGCGATCACCGAGGAGCTGGTGACTGACGGCGGCCACATCTCGCCGGCCGACCTCGCCGAGCGGATCGGCGTCCACATCGATACCGTCTATCGCGCGCTGAAGCGACTCGGTGATCTCGTGATTCACGATTACGGCAGCGTCGAGCTGGCCTCGAAACACATCGCGAACGGGATCGTCGAACACATCGAGTCCGCGCGCCGGACTGTCGAAGCCACGATCGAGGAGGCTACCGACGATATCATCCGCGCCGACACTTACGGCCACGAGAACGACCCGTGGTCGCGATGGCTTCGGAACTACGTCGTCGATCGGAAGGATGGCGAGTACCGCGAGCGCCTCGAACTCGACGATCAACCTGACCGCAACGACATCCGTCGGATCATCCGCTCGGGTGCGATGACCTGGGCGGAGGTCACCGGCAACGACATCGAAGACTTCGCTCGTGAGTTCGAGGTCGAGGCCCGTGCCCGCAGCTCGGGTCGTCGGTTCGAATACCTCCTCGGTGATCTGCTCGGTCTCGTCGGCTCGAAGAACGTCGTCACGCTCGCCAGATAG
- a CDS encoding site-specific integrase: protein MQVRPYPSKSGKRLWLSRAEQEKLLSLVEDEYPRRRIALDLALHGLRSDEVRNVEPRHFERLDDEGKWRLSVPDGKSGARDTPVSRSLRERVKYLKSAARLRADEPVVDVSTRSLRDWIAEAREQLADDLDDDRWHDLGMHDLRRTWATDTFYSLAFEGVPIAEELTMAWGGWAMTDSGRETFRRNYLGPVPDHVTSRAMAHLALE from the coding sequence ATGCAGGTACGCCCATATCCATCGAAGTCAGGAAAGCGACTGTGGCTCTCACGCGCGGAACAAGAGAAACTCCTCTCGCTCGTCGAGGACGAATACCCACGGCGGCGTATCGCTCTGGACCTCGCACTCCACGGTCTCCGCAGCGACGAAGTCCGAAACGTGGAGCCGCGACACTTCGAACGCCTCGACGATGAGGGGAAGTGGCGACTGAGTGTCCCCGACGGCAAGAGCGGCGCTCGGGACACGCCGGTCTCGCGGAGTCTCCGCGAGCGCGTGAAGTACCTGAAGTCCGCGGCGCGATTGCGAGCTGACGAACCGGTGGTCGATGTCTCGACTCGCTCGCTTCGCGATTGGATTGCCGAAGCGCGAGAACAGTTGGCCGACGACCTCGACGACGACCGGTGGCACGACCTCGGGATGCACGACCTTCGACGAACGTGGGCGACGGATACGTTCTACTCACTCGCGTTCGAGGGTGTCCCTATCGCTGAGGAGTTGACGATGGCGTGGGGTGGGTGGGCGATGACCGATTCCGGGCGCGAGACGTTCCGTCGAAACTACCTCGGACCCGTGCCGGACCACGTCACCTCCAGGGCGATGGCTCACCTCGCTTTGGAGTAA